One bacterium genomic window carries:
- a CDS encoding GMP synthase (glutamine-hydrolyzing), with product VGRELGLSHELTGRHPFPGPGLAVRVLGEITRKRLDILREADDIYISEIRAAGIYDEIWQAFAVLLPVQTVGVMGDERTYDNVIALRAVTSRDGMTADWYRMPPEVMGRVSNRVINEVNGVNRVVYDISSKPPATIEWE from the coding sequence GGTGGGACGCGAGCTGGGGCTGTCGCACGAGCTGACCGGCCGTCACCCGTTCCCCGGCCCGGGGCTGGCCGTGCGCGTGCTGGGCGAGATTACCCGCAAGCGATTGGATATCCTTCGTGAGGCGGATGACATCTACATCTCCGAGATACGCGCCGCGGGGATTTACGATGAGATCTGGCAGGCGTTCGCCGTGCTGCTTCCCGTTCAGACCGTGGGGGTGATGGGCGATGAGCGCACCTATGACAACGTGATCGCCCTGCGCGCGGTGACCAGCCGGGACGGCATGACCGCCGACTGGTACCGCATGCCGCCCGAGGTGATGGGCCGGGTCTCCAACCGCGTCATCAACGAGGTGAACGGGGTGAACCGGGTGGTCTACGATATCAGCAGCAAGCCGCCCGCAACAATCGAATGGGAGTGA
- a CDS encoding cytochrome c biogenesis protein ResB, with protein sequence MANREKPRRTLAGLFWELMDSMKFAVALLIIMTTVSVIGVLLPQYPPDGFAGSLEMLYLDKFGRVLGGLFIFLGLDRLFTVWWYYLLLALLCFNILVCSFNRLGGILRLVRRVHFLKEEKSYRDQANHRAARLDLDPQAAAARASVLLRKDGYRVFESAGEAAGVRLLYGRRGRFSPLGPFFTHIAMVLVILGAAISYLLSFEHFQWMAPGDTVRVPDMSYLATPAYQFELVRGRLRKAFGLPSAPSSLLELDSRVRDSDWRELDPALAAGALFSVQLDRFEAQFTPQGKPLAYLSTVTVLEGEGADRKPLFSHIIKVNDPLIQRGVYFYQSSYAPGGEGADWVELTFESTDSAAASHETHSLRLKPGGEALPLGESGDSVRVARFVGTFQMNAQGQVAASGGEDRNPAAEVQVIRDGQELMRVWVFKNFPNFSHRPGLPWAVVLKDYGKGYLTGLTIRTHRSQNVIWLGFLLMALGVTLSFYVNHREFWVLVRPEGDSGAHVSVAGLSYKWKQPFGAEFDRLAGTILSAPGDRAGAADKPAGTSPEGKG encoded by the coding sequence TTGGCGAACAGGGAGAAGCCCCGCCGGACATTGGCCGGCCTGTTCTGGGAGCTGATGGATTCGATGAAGTTCGCCGTGGCGCTGCTGATTATTATGACCACGGTCAGCGTGATCGGCGTGCTGCTGCCGCAGTACCCGCCGGACGGCTTTGCCGGCTCGCTCGAGATGCTCTACCTCGACAAGTTCGGCCGGGTGTTGGGCGGGCTTTTCATTTTCCTGGGCCTGGATCGTCTTTTTACGGTCTGGTGGTACTATCTCCTTCTGGCCCTGCTCTGCTTCAACATCCTGGTCTGCTCGTTCAACCGTCTGGGCGGTATACTCCGCCTTGTCCGTCGTGTGCATTTCCTGAAAGAGGAAAAGAGCTACCGCGACCAGGCGAACCACCGCGCGGCCAGGCTGGATCTCGACCCGCAGGCGGCGGCTGCCCGTGCCTCGGTGCTGCTGCGCAAGGACGGCTACCGGGTGTTCGAGAGCGCGGGCGAGGCGGCGGGAGTGCGTCTGCTCTACGGCCGGCGGGGACGGTTCAGCCCGCTGGGGCCCTTTTTCACCCATATCGCCATGGTGCTCGTGATCCTGGGCGCGGCGATAAGCTACCTCCTGAGCTTCGAGCATTTCCAGTGGATGGCCCCGGGCGACACGGTCCGGGTGCCGGACATGAGCTACCTGGCCACTCCGGCCTACCAGTTCGAGCTGGTCCGTGGCCGTCTGCGCAAAGCTTTCGGCTTGCCTTCCGCTCCCTCATCACTGCTGGAACTGGACAGCCGGGTGCGCGACAGTGACTGGCGCGAGCTGGACCCGGCACTTGCCGCCGGGGCACTGTTCAGCGTGCAGCTCGACCGTTTCGAGGCCCAGTTCACCCCGCAGGGCAAGCCCCTGGCCTACCTGTCCACGGTCACGGTGCTGGAGGGCGAGGGGGCCGACCGGAAACCGCTTTTTTCGCACATCATCAAGGTTAACGACCCGCTGATCCAGCGCGGCGTGTATTTCTACCAAAGCTCCTACGCGCCGGGCGGCGAGGGGGCCGACTGGGTGGAGCTTACGTTCGAGTCCACCGACAGCGCAGCGGCAAGCCACGAAACACACAGCCTGCGCCTGAAGCCCGGCGGCGAGGCCTTGCCCCTGGGCGAAAGCGGCGATTCGGTGCGGGTGGCACGGTTCGTGGGCACGTTCCAGATGAACGCTCAGGGCCAGGTGGCGGCCTCCGGCGGCGAGGACCGCAACCCGGCCGCCGAGGTCCAGGTCATTCGCGATGGACAGGAACTGATGCGGGTCTGGGTGTTCAAGAATTTCCCCAATTTCAGCCACCGTCCGGGCCTGCCCTGGGCCGTGGTGCTGAAAGACTACGGGAAAGGCTACCTCACCGGGCTGACCATCCGCACCCACCGCTCGCAGAACGTGATCTGGCTGGGTTTCCTGCTGATGGCCCTGGGGGTGACCCTGTCGTTCTACGTCAACCACCGCGAGTTCTGGGTCCTGGTGCGGCCGGAGGGAGACAGCGGCGCGCATGTCTCGGTCGCCGGACTGTCCTACAAGTGGAAACAGCCATTCGGGGCCGAGTTCGACCGCCTCGCCGGGACGATTCTCTCAGCGCCGGGCGACAGGGCGGGCGCGGCTGACAAGCCCGCCGGGACGAGCCCGGAAGGAAAGGGGTGA